TGGAAAATACAAGAGAATTTTTACAGAATAATCACTTGCAATATGAAATTTATTCGGAAGAGCTACTGAAAATCATTCAACCCCATATTGCAGTATATCAGCCACCCTACGATGTATCATATAGAACGCCTGAAACATTATCCATACATACAAAAAAAATGGGAACAAGAATCGTTTATGTTCCGTATGGAATTGAAATTGCAGATACAGAGGATGCTAGATTAGCGCATTTTGATACCTATGTAGTTAGAAATAGTTGGAGAATATATACTTTTTCTGAAATGATGAGACAAGAATATAATAAATATTGTGGTAATAGAAATGCAGTTAGAGCCTGCGGTCTACCTAAGTTTGATGCGTATTATAATAAGCAATTTAACCTAAATACTCAGATAGCTAACAGGGTAAAAAATAGAAAAATTGTACTATGGAAAATGCATTTTCCTAAGATTATATATGAAGAAGGTGTACAGCTGCAGGTAACTCCTTATCTGGATGTGTATCTAGAGCTAGAGAAAAAATTGATTAATTATCAAGACTTATTTTTTATAGTTATGCCTCACCCTATGTTTACAAGCTCTACTATTCCATGTGAATTAGCAAAAAAGGCGGGTGAGCTCCTTAGTAGGTTAAAGGGGCATGAAAATGTGTTCATAGATATTGCACAGGACTATAGAGACTCCTTATTTAATGCAGATGCTATAATGATTGATAGAAGTGCTATAATGGTTGAAGCAGCAGTATGTGATGTTCCTATTTTATATCTGTATAATCAAGTTTATACAGAAAAAATGACACCTCCAATACAAATGCTTGTAGATACATATAATAAGGGAACAACAATAGAGGATATAGAAAAATTTCTAAATCAAGTTGCAATCAATGAGACCTATGATTTCTCAGAGAGAAAAATAGCTATAAACAAAGTATTACCTAATTTAGATGGTATGAACGGAGTACGTATTAAAGAGAATCTTATAAAAGGTTTGGAAGAAGAGGAACGTACAGAAATAAAACTTGTACTGTTTGGTGCTGGTCAAGTTTGCCGGTATTATTTGGAGCGGCTTCATCTATTAGTTGATAGCAGGTTTAAGCTTGTAGCTTTTTCAGATAATGATTCTAATAAATGGGGTGAAAAAATAAATGAGATAAGTATAGTTTCTCCTGAAAAGCTTAAAGACATAGAATTTGACTTATTAATTATTACTACTGAACAATACCATATGCAGATAAAAAGAAAGTTAGTGTACGAGCTATATCTGGATGAAGAGAAGATTATGAGATTGGATTATTTCTGTGAATACGTCAAAGGAAACCTTTAAACATGAATTAATATAAGTATTATGTAACTTACTATAGAAGAATAACTAAAGGTATACAGGAGCGGATACTTAAGTTATAAAGATAACCTTATCAATGAAAGAATAGTGCAGGTATTATATATTAAGTTTTTCGATACCCCAAAATTAGTATGCAGAATAGGGAGAAATATGGTATTAAAAAATTGTAATATGAAAGAATTTCATGAAAAATTAGGTAATAAGCAGCTAATATGTTTTGGTATTGGTAATGATATAGGACAAATGATTTTAAATTATCCAGAATACTCATGGGCAGAAAAAATAACTTTTCTTGTTGATAATGATTGCAATAAACATGGTAAGCTGATAGAGATACAGGGAAAAAGATTTGAGATAAAAACCATAAAGGAATTGATAAATACAGATAAAACTCAAATGGTCATAATAATAACTTGCAGTTATTATTATGAGATTGTAAAACAACTGAATTCTCTTGAAGGATTTGAAGCAGTTGAATGTTATATATATAATTTTATGCTTAATTTAATGCCAGAGTATGATATGCCGATGGAGAATGAAAAAGAGTTCTTAATACCTCCGGTTATACATTATTGCTGGTTTGGAAAAGGGGCGTTGCCTGATTTTTATAAAAAATGTATTGCCAGTTGGAAAAAGTATTGTCCCACATATGAAATTGTAGAATGGAATGAAAGTAATTGTGATCTAACTGAAAATTTGTATGCACTACAAGCTTACCAAAATAAAAAATATGGTTTTGTACCAGATTACTTTAGGTTGAAAATAATATACGAAAATGGAGGAATTTATTTAGATACAGATGTTGAAGTGATTAAAAACTTGGATTTATTACGTTATAATAAATGTTTTTGTGGGATGCAACTTCCAGGTGAAGTTAATTTAGGTCTGGGGTTTGGTGCATGTAAAGGAAATCAAATTATTAATAAATTATTAGAAACATATAGCGGGCTTATTTTTCAAGAAAAAACAGGAAATTTAAATGAGATAGCTAGTCCTGTATACCAGACAAATGATCTATTTTCTATGGGAATGGAATATGGAAACAAAATACAAAAAATAGGGAATATGGTGATATACCCCACTGATGTGTTGAGTCCTAAGAACTTATATACAAATATGATTAATGTTACAAAAAACACACATACAATCCATCATTTCGATGGTTCTTGGGCTTCGGGTGATCGTTTAATTAGGAAAAAAAAGCGAATACAAGAGTCACAGGAACTACAAAAACTATTTATCTGAGAAGTGGGGAGAAAAATGAAATTAAAAAATTGTGATTATAAAACCTTTTTAAAAGATGTATCCAATAAAAAAGTAGTCTGCTTTGGTGTAGGGAAAATGCTTTCAGAAATGCAGGAAGAATTTATAAATACACCCATTAAACAGATAATCGGCATTACCGATAATAACCACTCCCAATGGTATAGTAAAAAAACGGTATTTGGAGAGGAATTAGAGGTATTGCCTCCAAGTATAATGTTCACTTTATTAAATGAAGATATTGTTATATTAATTACGAGTAATGCTTGTTTGGAAATTGTTCAGCAATTAGAGAGTGTAATAAATAATAGCACTACATGTTATATTTTTCCTTTTTTAAGAAGCTTGCAGCAAGATAAAGACGCATTAAATGCATCAAAAAATAGAATTATAATTAGAAATAATCAACCAAATATTCCTAAAAAAATACATTATACATGGTTTTCAGGTCAAAAGATGCCTGAAAGTATGATAAAGTGTAAAGAGAGTTGGAAGAAATATTGTCCGGATTATCAAATAATTGAATGGAATCAAGAAAACTATGATGTAACAAAATGTAAGTACATGCAGCAAGCCATTGAAAATAAGAAATGGGGATTTGCTGGAGACTATGCAAGGTTGGATTTAATATATAAGTATGGAGGGATATATCTGGATTTGGATGTGGAATTAGTAAAAAATCTTGACGAATTATTGTATAATGAGGCATATGCTAGTTTTGAATCTACAAAATTTGTTAATTTTGGATCTGGGTTTGGTGCAGTAGCAGGGTTTTCTTTATTAAAGGAAATGATGTCAGAATATGAAAGAATAGATTTTGTTGATAGTAATGGACTTCTAAACCTGGCAGCTTCACCTGTATATCAAACCAAAGTTCTAGAAAAGCTAGGTTTAAGAAGGAATGGCTCTATGCAGCTGATTTCTGGAATGACAATCTATCCTTTTGATTTTCTTTGTGCTCAGAGCGTCTTGACTGGAATAATTTATCAAACAGAGAATACGCACTCAATTCATCGATTTGCTGCTTCATGGATGGAAGATATAGTTGTTGAAGAAAGAAATAAAAAGTTGGAGTTACTGAGAAAAATAAGTATATAACTTACATATCATAAAGGAGTATAAGAATTATGGTTTTAAGAAACAGTACTATGCTTGACTTTGTTAATGTGGTTAAAAATAAAAAATTGTACTGTTTTGGTGCTGGTTCTGTACCGAATGAAATATGCAGTAAATATCCTGAACTTAAACTTGAAAGTTATATTTATCGGTTTATAGATAATAGTTCTATTTTACAGGGAACTAAAAAGAAAGTAGGAACTTCCGATATTTTAGTTATATCAGTAGAAGAGTTCCTAAAAGAAGTTGATGAAAGTACAGTAGTTTTATTTACGTTATATGCATTTTTAGAGGCATTTGAACAATTAGATACTGTTTCTGTATTAGATACAATATCCTGTTATATTTACAGAATGATTGTAGCAGCCGATTATGATTTTCAATTAGCCCAACAAAAGATTCCGGAAAATGGCTTATTATATACAGGTTCACCTCAGATACCTAAAAAAATTCATTATTGCTGGTTTGGGTATAATGAACTACCTGACTTAGCTAAAAGATGCATCGAAAGTTGGAAAAAGTTTTGCCCTAATTATGAAATTATACGCTGGGATGAAACAAATTATGATGTGAGTAAAAATAAATATATGCATAAGGCATATAAAGACAGAAAATGGGCGTTTGTATCTGATTATGCAAGGTTGGATATTGTTAATGATTATGGTGGTATTTATTTGGATACGGATGTCGAGTTAGTCAAAAGTCTAGATTCATTACTATATGAAAAAGGTTTCTGCGGCTTTGAAAGTAATCAACAAGTTGCTTTTGGATTAGGGTTTGGAGCTCATAGTAATAATAAAGTTGTTGCTGACTTACTTAAGTTGTATGATACCTTAGAGTGGGATGGAGGAAAAACCCCTTGTCCAGTCTTTCAGACATCTATTTTAAAAAAACACGGATTGATTGAGCAGAATAGTTTTCAGAGATTAAAAGATATGACAATTTTGCCTGCAGAATGTCTTTGTCCAAAAAGTATAATGTCTAGCAAGATATCGGTAACACCACGAACTTTTGCAATTCATCATTATGCTGCCTCATGGTATGAATACACCCAAACAGAAATAGAATTCTTGAAATTATGGGAAAGGGTCCAGGACTATGAATAATTTTATGCCTAAAGTCTCTATAATTATACCAGTATACAATGCTGAAAAATATATAGAATCTTGTTTAGAGAGTGTTGTTAGCCAAACATACCCCAATATAGAAATACTACTTATGGTAGGACAATGTAATGATTCTTCTTTAGAAAAATGTATTAAATGGCAGAAAAAAAATAGTAAGATAATAATAGTAAGCAGGAAAGACAATAGTCTGGGGGATGCCAGAAATTATGGTTTAAAAATTGCACAGGGTGATTTTGTTGCATATGTTGATGCTGATGATTATGTTGAGAATAACTTTATTTATAAATTATTGAAGCCATTTTTAACAGATGATTTATTAGATTTTGTTTGTTGTGGTTTTGACAAATTTAGAGAAAACGAAATGTTAAAAGAGGGTTGGGTACCAGAAGAAAGAGGAAAAAAGGAAGTATCTTTTACTTCCTATGTTAATTGTATCAAGTATGGTGTAGTATGGAATAAGATGTACCGCACGAAGTGGCTTGTAGAGAAAAATATAACAATGTTTGATGGTTGCCATGAAGATGACGCGATGCACTTTATTCTTGCTTCACAAGTAAAGCATGTTTATCTTATATCGGAAGCATTGTATCATTATAATGTAGGAAATGTTGTTAGCTTACTACATAATAAAAAGAATCGATTGCAGTATTTTGATGCTGTACGTTTTGTTATAGACTATTATAAACAAAATAATATATTAGAAATGTACTATTACCAAATAAGAAAAATTGTGTTAAATAGTGTAAAATTTATATTAGAAGAAACACAGGAAGATATAGAAATTATAACAAAATATGAAGATTTTCTTGCTGAAATATATCCAGAGGTTCATGATGAGTTTAGTTTTTGGAAATGTAGGAATATACAACTTGAATCTACTCTAATAATATTTGGGGGAGGGGCTGATTGCAATTTACTATTAAAGCAAATTGACAAGGAAAAAATCAGATATATAGTTGATAATAACGTACAATTGCACGGAAAAATGGTGGAAAATATCCCTGTTGTTTCATTTGCCGAACTACTAAACTATAGAGACTCATATACAGTAATTGTATCCAGTAGCCATTATTTTTATGAAATTGCAAGGCAACTGCGTCAAAATGGCATATATAATTACGTGAGTCCTGAAGATTATTATATAAAAAAGTTTGAAAAAAGACGAAAAGATAAGAATTTAGTGTTGTTTAATACACCCGAACATAGTAATATTGGAGATCATACAATAGCAGAAGCTGAAAAAGGTTTTTTTGGTAAGTATTTCTCGGATTACGGCCTTATAGAAATAACGGATATGATGTATAAACGTTATGGTAAGAAATTGAAGAGGATTATAAGCAGAGAAGATATTATTATTATAACAGGTGGTGGGTTCCTAGGGAGTTTGTGGATGGATGGCGGAGAACAGGCTGTAAGGCGCATAATGGAAGAGTATTCTGAGAATAAGATTATTATTTTTCCGCAAACAATATATTTTGAAGATAATACATATGGAAAATATGAGTTAGAAATAAGCAAACAAATTTATAGAAAGTGCAGAAATCTGACTGTCTTTCTACGTGAAATGAAATCATACAATACCGCAAGACAGATGTTAGATGGATATGCGAAATGTGAATTATTTCCTGACATTGTACTGTCTATGAGTGGTCTTGATGCAGAAAATGGAAATAGAGCAGGAGCTGCCCTATGCCTAAAAGAGTGTAAAGAAAGTCTTTTATCTAGCGAGCAAAAAAAATATATAGAACAACATCTGAAAAATAATTTTAAAGTAGAAAAAATTACGATGCATTCAGCGGGAGAAATATACCCCAATATGCGAAATTATTATATACAAGAAAAAATAGAAGAAATAAAAAAGTATGAATTAGTTGTAACAGATGCTCTACACTGTATGTTATTTTGTGCAATTAGTGGAACAAGATGTATTGCCTTAAATAATATCAGTGGTAAAGTGGAGGGAGTGTATCAATGGATAAAAAGTCTTTCTTATATTCGATTTGCATCGTCGGAGAAGGAAATTGATAAACTGTCAACAGAATTACTGCAAATAGTGGATACAAGATATACATTCGATTTTAATATTTATGTAGATAAAATAATAGATGCTATCAAGGAGACTATATAATATGAAAATACTACTATGGGGTTGTGGAGAACGATGCCAGTTTTTTATAAAAAATAAATATCTAGACTTAGATATAATCATAGGATTTATTGATAATAACTCAAATCTGACTCATTTTTTTGGAAAAAAAGTTTATCGCCCAGATGAAATATATACCCTGTCAGAAAAATATGATTTTATAATTGTTACTACAAATACTTATACAGTTAACAGTCAAATACTTAATCAGTTAGAAGCACTGGGCTTACCGTCAGATAAAATCTTATTCATTTATAATAATTATAGAATTACAGAGAAGATATATATAAAAAAGCAAAATGATAAGTTGATAAAAGCTATATCAGAAGAACTCTATTATAATATAGTTGAGCCAGAAAAATTGCAGGTTGAAAGATTGAATGATACGCTTACCTGTAGCTTTGATTTAATAGATAATCAGAAAATAGTCGGAACTGGTAGTTTGAATAATGATTTAATGTACATGAAAGATTATACAAGGTATAGAACATTTGAATTGACTGCAAATGAGATAGAAAACAGAAAACTAGAGGGTGCTGTCGCAGAAGTAGGAGTATTTAGGGGAATGTTTGCAGAGATAATAAACTTAAAATTTCCTGATAGAAAGTTGTATCTTTTTGATTCATTCGAAAGCTTTAAACCCGAAGAGTATGAAAAAGAAAGAGAATCTGAGTACTGTGAAGAAGGGTTTAAAAAAGTCTTTGAGAATACTAGTGTAGATATTGTTATGAAACGGATGCCATATCCTGATAACTGTATTGTTAGGAAAGGATTTTTTCCTGAAAGTATTCAAGAACAGGAGCAAAATGAGAATTTTGCATTCATATCAATTGATGTAGATTTTGAAGAATCAACGTATCAATGCTTAAGCTTTTTCTATCCCAGATTAGTGAAAAATGGTTATATTTTTTTACATGATTATAATAATCGTAATTTAGAGGGTGTTAAAGTTGCTGTAAATCGATATGAGGCAGATAATAAGATAACATTTAATAAGATACCGTTATGTGACGAAGGAGGGACGTTAATTATTATAAAATAATAGAGAGCCTGTTTTAAGGAAGTGAGATAATTAAATTATGATAAGAGACGATGGATTTGTAAAAGAGCCAGCTCTATGGTTTGAAGTGGCGTGTATTGAAAGTGGTAAACTATGGTTTGTAGCGGGAATTGGTAATGGTTTATTTGAAATGGATTTAAATACGGAAGAAGTATCTTTTTTAGGTCTTTTACCAGAAGAAGAAAATGATAAGAGAAGACTTATTGGTTCTATTATAAAATATGAGGATACGTTAGTAATGGCTCCTTTTAATGGTAATTCATTTTATCAGTATGATTTACTGAATAAGAATTTTAGTAAAATAGATTGTGAGTTGAAAGGAGCAGCTAAGTTTTTTTGCGGAAAGAAATATGGTAAAGATATTTATTTTATTGGTTATCTCTACCCTGTTATTGCCAAGTATAATGTTGAGGAACAAAAGATTATATATTTTTCTGAGTTTCAGGACGACATTTTACAACGAATCGTTAAAAAGGATGAATCTTTGTTTAGGGATACAGCTTGTATCAGAGATGACATATTAATTATACCAAGTTGCCAGAGTAATTTCTTATTATTGTTTAACCTAACAACGAATACATTTAAAATAAATTATATTAATGATGGGAATCATGGATTTAATGCAATTATTGAAGATAATGATAGATATTATTTAATATCCCGTAGGGGAAAACAGATTTATCAGTGGGATTATGATACTAATGATAGTACCATTATTACTGAATATTCAGATAGAATTATTAACAAAATTGAGTGTTATGGTTATGCAGTGGGCTGTCGGGGCAAAACGATAATTGTTGATTTGTACAGTTCAAATGGTGTAGTAATAGATAACAGCAACAAGAAATTAACATCTTTTACAAATTTACTTCCGGTTGAGATATGTAAAAATAATGTGGCTAATCTTAGTCAGAGTACTCTTTGGATAGGTGTATTTGGTGAAAAAATATATTATTTTTCAGTTTTTAATTGTTATCTTTATGAACTAAATTTGTGTACTAAAGAAATACATAGATATAAAATTGAATTGACTACAGAAAGGCTTCCGGCATATCTTCAGGCGATATCTACTAGTGGCAATGTACTATTTGAAGAAATGGCTTATTGCGGAATTAATAACTTTCTTAAGTTTCCAAAAAATAAGAATGGTGGCAATGTTTTGTCACCAGATAATGGTAACAAGATTTACAATAAAATTAAAGGGCTATTAATCAGCTAAGTGGTACAGCGATGGAAAAAATAAAAAGATTAATTAATTGTGTTTTACCAGATACAATATGTAATATGAACTGCACCTATTGTTATATAGGACAGCAAGGAACACATGCCTGCAAATCATCTGTTAATCCCCATACCGTAAAAGAGATAAGAAGTGCTCTTTCATATGAGCGACTGGGGGGAGGCTGCCATATGAATATATGTGCTGCGGGGGAGACTTTGCTGGTGCCTTATATCACAGAGTTGACATCTGAATTTATAGAAGAGGGTCATATCGTATCTTTAGTGACGAATGGTACAGTACACAAGGTTATAAATGAACTTTGTGATATGCCCATAGAAAAAAGACAAAAAATTTTCATGAAATTTTCATTTCATTATTTAGAGCTGAAAAAGGGAAAGCTTTTGGATCATTTTTTTCAAAATGTCAGGAAAATTCAAGAAGCTGATATAGGATTTACTGTTGAATTAACTGTAAATGATGAATCAATTGGATATATTGATGATATAAGGAAAGTATGTAATGAAAAATTGGGGTGTGATTGTCATATTATAGAATCAAGGCAGCAGGATGGTAAGGATTGGCCAAGATTAACTCAGTTGACAATGAAAGAACATCAGAAAAAGTGGGGGGTCTTTAATAGTGAGTTGTTTGAGTTCCAACAGACCATATGGGGAGAGAAGCGAAATGAGTTTTGTTATGCAGGAGATTGGGTTGTATCAATTGATTTAAAAAATGGAGATGTTTGCCCGTGCTTTGGAGGAGGGCACGTTATTGATAACATATACAGATTTCTTGACAGACCAATTCAATTCCACGCCATTGGAAAAAATTGTCCATGGGGACATTGCTTTGCAGCACATGCATTACTAACGCATGGAGTAATACCTGGATTTACTGCACCCACATATGCGGAAGTAAGAAATCGGTGTATACCAGAACAGCGGGAATGGTTGGGAAGTAGTTTAAAACAGATATTTAGTACAAGACTATCAGACTATAATCAGGAATATAATATTGCTAGAAAAGAATTAACTAACTTTATATCTGGTATTGAGTATGGTAAGTATGAAATGTCAGATGCAGACAAAGTATTACCGCATCTATTAAAGTATTTTAAAAACAATAACTATAAAAATATAGCTATCTATGGAGCAGGTAGATTAGGTAGGGCACTTGGCGAACTACTTGAAAAGTGTAATCTAAACGTAGTGTGTTTTTTGGATAAAAATTATGAAAATATAAATTTTGAAAAGCCATGTGTTGCAATCGAATCGGTAGTGGAGTCTGTGGATGTTATTATCATCAGTGTACACAGAGTTTTTTATGATATCAAAGAAATGCTTAGATTGAATAATCGAGCAGATATTATTTCAATTATAGATTTGTATGTTGATGAAATGAATGATAACTGTTTATGAAAAAAGTACATTTTAGTATAGATGATATAATAATGAGTCTGCGATGGCTTGAGCATAACAGACCTAGCAGTATTTTTGACATGGAATTGTATGGTAAACTGTTGGAATGGAACAGGAAATATGGACTGAAAGTTTCTTGTTATGCTTTTGGAAACAACGGAAGTGATTTTCAGATTGAAAGTATACCGAAGCTTTATATAAATGAAATAATCAATAATAAGGATTGGCTCCGTTTTGCATACCACGGTGTATATGGAAATCAGTATCAAAATGACAGTGTTTTATTCAGGAGAGAATTGGAAAATTTTCATAATATATTTGGACAAGAAAATTTAGCTCATATAGTTAGGTTGCATTGTTGGCAGTGCAGCAGTCAAGAAATAGAATATCTGAAAGGTTCAGGTGTGACAACACTATTATGCCCTGATCGAGGAACAGAACTATTTTATGATTTGTCTATTAGTGAATGCAATGCTGTAAGAAGAAATCTAAAAGTAAAAAAAGGTAAT
The nucleotide sequence above comes from Anaerocolumna cellulosilytica. Encoded proteins:
- a CDS encoding nucleoside-diphosphate sugar epimerase/dehydratase, whose product is MDYMFNVKDKYIMYDKKEKIRIVFMIQVASFWPSIESFYEACIQDDRFDTRLILITESSVEKVQMENTREFLQNNHLQYEIYSEELLKIIQPHIAVYQPPYDVSYRTPETLSIHTKKMGTRIVYVPYGIEIADTEDARLAHFDTYVVRNSWRIYTFSEMMRQEYNKYCGNRNAVRACGLPKFDAYYNKQFNLNTQIANRVKNRKIVLWKMHFPKIIYEEGVQLQVTPYLDVYLELEKKLINYQDLFFIVMPHPMFTSSTIPCELAKKAGELLSRLKGHENVFIDIAQDYRDSLFNADAIMIDRSAIMVEAAVCDVPILYLYNQVYTEKMTPPIQMLVDTYNKGTTIEDIEKFLNQVAINETYDFSERKIAINKVLPNLDGMNGVRIKENLIKGLEEEERTEIKLVLFGAGQVCRYYLERLHLLVDSRFKLVAFSDNDSNKWGEKINEISIVSPEKLKDIEFDLLIITTEQYHMQIKRKLVYELYLDEEKIMRLDYFCEYVKGNL
- a CDS encoding glycosyltransferase family 32 protein is translated as MVLKNCNMKEFHEKLGNKQLICFGIGNDIGQMILNYPEYSWAEKITFLVDNDCNKHGKLIEIQGKRFEIKTIKELINTDKTQMVIIITCSYYYEIVKQLNSLEGFEAVECYIYNFMLNLMPEYDMPMENEKEFLIPPVIHYCWFGKGALPDFYKKCIASWKKYCPTYEIVEWNESNCDLTENLYALQAYQNKKYGFVPDYFRLKIIYENGGIYLDTDVEVIKNLDLLRYNKCFCGMQLPGEVNLGLGFGACKGNQIINKLLETYSGLIFQEKTGNLNEIASPVYQTNDLFSMGMEYGNKIQKIGNMVIYPTDVLSPKNLYTNMINVTKNTHTIHHFDGSWASGDRLIRKKKRIQESQELQKLFI
- a CDS encoding glycosyltransferase family 32 protein; this encodes MKLKNCDYKTFLKDVSNKKVVCFGVGKMLSEMQEEFINTPIKQIIGITDNNHSQWYSKKTVFGEELEVLPPSIMFTLLNEDIVILITSNACLEIVQQLESVINNSTTCYIFPFLRSLQQDKDALNASKNRIIIRNNQPNIPKKIHYTWFSGQKMPESMIKCKESWKKYCPDYQIIEWNQENYDVTKCKYMQQAIENKKWGFAGDYARLDLIYKYGGIYLDLDVELVKNLDELLYNEAYASFESTKFVNFGSGFGAVAGFSLLKEMMSEYERIDFVDSNGLLNLAASPVYQTKVLEKLGLRRNGSMQLISGMTIYPFDFLCAQSVLTGIIYQTENTHSIHRFAASWMEDIVVEERNKKLELLRKISI
- a CDS encoding glycosyltransferase family 32 protein codes for the protein MVLRNSTMLDFVNVVKNKKLYCFGAGSVPNEICSKYPELKLESYIYRFIDNSSILQGTKKKVGTSDILVISVEEFLKEVDESTVVLFTLYAFLEAFEQLDTVSVLDTISCYIYRMIVAADYDFQLAQQKIPENGLLYTGSPQIPKKIHYCWFGYNELPDLAKRCIESWKKFCPNYEIIRWDETNYDVSKNKYMHKAYKDRKWAFVSDYARLDIVNDYGGIYLDTDVELVKSLDSLLYEKGFCGFESNQQVAFGLGFGAHSNNKVVADLLKLYDTLEWDGGKTPCPVFQTSILKKHGLIEQNSFQRLKDMTILPAECLCPKSIMSSKISVTPRTFAIHHYAASWYEYTQTEIEFLKLWERVQDYE
- a CDS encoding glycosyltransferase, giving the protein MNNFMPKVSIIIPVYNAEKYIESCLESVVSQTYPNIEILLMVGQCNDSSLEKCIKWQKKNSKIIIVSRKDNSLGDARNYGLKIAQGDFVAYVDADDYVENNFIYKLLKPFLTDDLLDFVCCGFDKFRENEMLKEGWVPEERGKKEVSFTSYVNCIKYGVVWNKMYRTKWLVEKNITMFDGCHEDDAMHFILASQVKHVYLISEALYHYNVGNVVSLLHNKKNRLQYFDAVRFVIDYYKQNNILEMYYYQIRKIVLNSVKFILEETQEDIEIITKYEDFLAEIYPEVHDEFSFWKCRNIQLESTLIIFGGGADCNLLLKQIDKEKIRYIVDNNVQLHGKMVENIPVVSFAELLNYRDSYTVIVSSSHYFYEIARQLRQNGIYNYVSPEDYYIKKFEKRRKDKNLVLFNTPEHSNIGDHTIAEAEKGFFGKYFSDYGLIEITDMMYKRYGKKLKRIISREDIIIITGGGFLGSLWMDGGEQAVRRIMEEYSENKIIIFPQTIYFEDNTYGKYELEISKQIYRKCRNLTVFLREMKSYNTARQMLDGYAKCELFPDIVLSMSGLDAENGNRAGAALCLKECKESLLSSEQKKYIEQHLKNNFKVEKITMHSAGEIYPNMRNYYIQEKIEEIKKYELVVTDALHCMLFCAISGTRCIALNNISGKVEGVYQWIKSLSYIRFASSEKEIDKLSTELLQIVDTRYTFDFNIYVDKIIDAIKETI
- a CDS encoding TylF/MycF/NovP-related O-methyltransferase codes for the protein MKILLWGCGERCQFFIKNKYLDLDIIIGFIDNNSNLTHFFGKKVYRPDEIYTLSEKYDFIIVTTNTYTVNSQILNQLEALGLPSDKILFIYNNYRITEKIYIKKQNDKLIKAISEELYYNIVEPEKLQVERLNDTLTCSFDLIDNQKIVGTGSLNNDLMYMKDYTRYRTFELTANEIENRKLEGAVAEVGVFRGMFAEIINLKFPDRKLYLFDSFESFKPEEYEKERESEYCEEGFKKVFENTSVDIVMKRMPYPDNCIVRKGFFPESIQEQEQNENFAFISIDVDFEESTYQCLSFFYPRLVKNGYIFLHDYNNRNLEGVKVAVNRYEADNKITFNKIPLCDEGGTLIIIK
- a CDS encoding radical SAM protein; protein product: MEKIKRLINCVLPDTICNMNCTYCYIGQQGTHACKSSVNPHTVKEIRSALSYERLGGGCHMNICAAGETLLVPYITELTSEFIEEGHIVSLVTNGTVHKVINELCDMPIEKRQKIFMKFSFHYLELKKGKLLDHFFQNVRKIQEADIGFTVELTVNDESIGYIDDIRKVCNEKLGCDCHIIESRQQDGKDWPRLTQLTMKEHQKKWGVFNSELFEFQQTIWGEKRNEFCYAGDWVVSIDLKNGDVCPCFGGGHVIDNIYRFLDRPIQFHAIGKNCPWGHCFAAHALLTHGVIPGFTAPTYAEVRNRCIPEQREWLGSSLKQIFSTRLSDYNQEYNIARKELTNFISGIEYGKYEMSDADKVLPHLLKYFKNNNYKNIAIYGAGRLGRALGELLEKCNLNVVCFLDKNYENINFEKPCVAIESVVESVDVIIISVHRVFYDIKEMLRLNNRADIISIIDLYVDEMNDNCL